The Oncorhynchus keta strain PuntledgeMale-10-30-2019 chromosome 17, Oket_V2, whole genome shotgun sequence genome has a window encoding:
- the rassf9 gene encoding ras association domain-containing protein 9, translating to MAPFGKNFLKARLKNRAKDKDDKETVLGKEIQVSVCDEEKVVCGVTKHTTCADIVQALLDDHKTIPENKKILHGDPKDFCLLERWKGFERALPPLTRILRLWNAWGDQRPFIQFTLVKASDFVPQAGCKKGAKLKGAKGAKRWEQGPAQYSQSLPVERQKRMVKKAFRKLEKIHKEKRVVGSSPGSEEIDRMVQLLIQQDHTIRHQIQRMRELDCEMECFEMELQGGQQDTELLHEGFSSLSPISFPHSHNQNLDSQPGVSEQELLQECVYTSDGVAQLEMQLLRHEELIAQLSQDIDVELTRAMLTLPEVTDKDTQLQGAAAGVTSDPDLSWEAVELERLQAELRLSLRTGVSLHIQTAQLEKELKGYESALFSKDQDCWQLASQLSTLQVGDSVQETPRLGTMKCPAPCIVPQAVRLKHSLSPTDVTDTDSDTGISSTHSQDSLSPCLDMILPPLDTDV from the coding sequence AGCGAAGGACAAAGATGACAAGGAAACTGTGCTAGGAAAGGAGATccaggtgtctgtgtgtgatgagGAGAAGGTGGTGTGCGGTGTCACCAAACACACAACGTGTGCTGACATAGTGCAGGCCTTGCTGGACGACCACAAGACCATCCCTGAGAACAAGAAAATTCTGCATGGCGACCCTAAAGACTTCTGCCTGCTAGAGCGCTGGAAAGGCTTTGAGAGGGCTCTGCCCCCATTAACCCGCATCCTCAGGCTATGGAACGCCTGGGGAGACCAGCGACCGTTCATCCAGTTCACCCTGGTCAAGGCCAGCGATTTTGTACCCCAAGCAGGCTGCAAGAAGGGGGCCAAATTAAAGGGGGCTAAGGGGGCTAAGAGATGGGAGCAAGGCCCGGCCCAGTACTCCCAGTCGCTGCCAGTGGAGAGGCAGAAACGGATGGTGAAGAAGGCCTTCAGGAAGCTGGAGAAGATCCATAAGGAGAAGAGGGTAGTGGGATCTTCTCCGGGTAGCGAGGAGATAGACAGGATGGTTCAGCTGCTTATCCAACAGGACCACACCATCCGGCATCAGATCCAGAGGATGAGGGAGCTGGACTGTGAGATGGAATGCTTCGAGATGGAGCTGCAGGGAGGACAACAGGATACAGAGCTTCTCCATGAGGGATTCTCCTCACTCTCCCCGATCTCCTTCCCCCACAGCCACAACCAGAACCTGGACAGCCAGCCAGGGGTTTCAGAGCAGGAGCTGCTGCAGGAGTGCGTGTATACTAGTGACGGTGTGGCCCAGTTGGAGATGCAGCTGCTCAGGCACGAGGAGCTTATAGCCCAACTGTCCCAGGACATCGACGTAGAGCTGACGAGGGCCATGTTAACGTTGCCGGAGGTCACCGACAAGGATACTCAGTTACAGGGGGCAGCGGCAGGGGTAACTTCTGACCCAGACCTGTCCTGGGAAGCGGTAGAACTGGAGAGACTGCAGGCCGAACTGAGGCTAAGTCTGCGCACCGGCGTGTCCCTTCACATCCAAACGGCCCAGCTGGAGAAGGAGCTGAAGGGCTATGAATCCGCACTGTTTTCCAAGGACCAGGATTGCTGGCAGCTGGCTTCCCAGCTGAGCACACTGCAGGTGGGGGACAGCGTGCAGGAAACGCCCAGGCTCGGGACTATGAAATGCCCGGCCCCATGCATTGTTCCACAGGCAGTGAGACTGAAACACAGCCTGTCCCCTACAGATGTTACAGACACAGACTCAGACACAGGGATTAGCTCCACACACAGTCAGGACTCACTGTCTCCTTGTCTGGACATGATCCTGCCACCGCTGGACACTGATGTCTGA